A window of Myxococcales bacterium genomic DNA:
AGATGCTCGTGAGTCGCTTCAGGTGCAGGGACCACTGGCTTTCGTTGCGGCGCCAGGCCTGCTCATCTCGGATCTCGCGAAGCCTCGCCTCCGAATCCGCCACGTGGGAAGTTGCGACGCGGATATCGCTTCCGATTTTCTGGACCCGATCAAACTCGCCAATCTTTTCCATGATCAAGCCGTCGGCATCGCGCACCCCCCTGCGTGTCTCGAGCGAGGCTTTGTATTTGCGTTCGAGCGTGTCGGCCTGTTCACCATAGGCGTTGGCCAGATCGACCAGCGCGCTATCCGAGTACCCCTCGAATGGACGCGAACCCGCCTGCTCGGTCTCCAGGCCCAAATTCCGGTGATAATTCCAGGCGCCGAGGGTCCCGGCCACCAACAGAATTACGGTCAGCGGGAGCGACCCACCGCCCTTCTTGCGTCTGCGCTTCGCCATGCTCGAGCCCCTTAGCGTGTGAGAATTCTCTTACGCTTTTCGGCCAACCCCGCGGTAGCAACAGTGAATTTCGACACAATCTTCAGGGGCCGGCAAGGTTGCCGTCCAACGGCTCGCGAGGTTTCGGCAATCCTCACCACCCGGCAGGCTAGCGAGAAGAGTCCGGCTCAGTACAGGACGCGGTAGGCGTGATAGCTCCGCAGCACGCGCTTTACGTAACTCCGGGTCTGGTCGTAGGGGATCGACTCGACCCAGACGTCGTCTTCCGTCGACGCCGGTTTCCCGAGCCAGCCTTCGACCGCGTTCGGGCCGGCGTTGTAGCTGGCGATCGAGGCCGAAAGGCGCCCGTCGAAGCGCCCCAGCAATTCGGTCAGGTAGTAGGCTCCGAGCTTGATATTGGTCTCGGGCTCGAACAGGTCGTCGGGATCGTAGTCCGCTTGACCGACCCGGCTGGCCAGACGATCTCCCGTGGGCACCATGATCTGCAGCAGACCTCTGGCACCCGAGGTCGAGAGGATCTGCGGCCGGTAGCCGCTCTCTTCCCGCATGATCGCGAAGACCAGGGCGGGCTCAACGCTGCCCGGAGCCCGCGTCGAGGCCATCACCAGTTCCTTGAACGCCGAGGGCCAGGCGTGCCACCAGAGTTCTTCCAGATGCGGCACGGGGCCTCTCGCCAGGTCTTCCGTGTAGGCGTCCACGATCACCCGCAGCGCCTCGTGGTATTCCTCGGCTTCACTGAATAGCTGGGCCATGGCGAGGCGATCCGCCAACCCTCGAGCGCGGCGACCGGTGCGGCGCATTTCCTCGACCGCCACTTTGCGCAGCCCGGCGGCCAGCAGGATTCTTGGACGCGCGAGGTCGTCCTCGCTGAGCTGGGTGGTGCCGGGCTCCGGTCGGGCGCCTGCCGACGGTTGGTCGTGATCGCGTATCCGGTCCCGCGCGCGCCAGCCGTAATAGGAGAATGGAAATTCGTTGGCGATCGTCGTGAACTCCAGCGTGGCGGCGGTTTTGTCCTCGATGGAGTCGTCCATGGATTCGAGCGCGCGTGCGCGCCAGTAGCGGATGCGAAGGCGGTCGATGGTGTCGGTCTCGAGTTTCAACAGACGGTCGAAGTAGTCGACGGCCTCGTGCCCTTTCTGTCCGCGAAAGGCCGCCCAGCCCAGTCGCCACAGGGCGGCATGGCTGAGCCCCGTAGAAACCTGGTTGCGTGATACCCTATCAAAATGCTCTTCGGCGCGCTCGACGTGACCTCGACCCTCCAACAACAGAGCCGCCAGATAGGTCGCGCGAACACTCAGCTCGCCTTTGTTCTGCTTGGCGAGTTTTTCAAATTCTTCTACCGCGAGGGTGACTTCGCCGCTGCGCGCCAGGGAACGCGCACGCCACAGCGGGACATCATCGTTTTGCGGCAGCGAGCTGAACGCCTTCACGGCCTCGGGGTATTCGCGCAAGCGGAACAGGGTGTGGGCGCGTTGTTTTTTCGCGCGGTTGGCTTCGGACGTCTTGAGCGTGCCCGCCAGGGCCTTGTCATAGGCCGCAAGGGCTCCGGCGTTGTTCCGTTTGCGGAACAACTGGTCCGCGCGCTTGCGCCAATCGACGGCGCTGCGCGCCTCGGCCCCGGGTTCGAGTTCCAGCGCGTTCAGCCGTTCCTCGGCCAGATTGGCCTGGTCGCTGCTGGCGTGGCGCGTCCAGATTTTCCGATAGACCCGGAGTGCTTCTTCCAATTCGTCCGAACGTTCGAGCGAGGACGCCACGGCGAGCCGCATCTCGGCCTGGCGCTCGGAGTCCCGGGTGAGGCGGATCCCGCGGGTCCACGCCTTGCGGGCGCCCTCTTCGTCGGAAAGGGCTGCCCGGGCGGCGCCTAGAATTTCCTGAAAGTCGGTGCGCAGGGGGGATTTATCGAAGCGCTCGAGGGCGGCCATAACGGCCGAGGCCGCTTCGTCGTAGAGCCGAGCGTCGATCAGCTTTTGGGTCCGCATCAGGCTCGCGTGATCGGCGATGATCTCGAACTTGCGGGAAACCGCTGCAAAGCGTGCCGCGGCCACCATGGGATCGTCGGCCTGCATCGCGTAGCGTAAGCCCTCGGCGGGGTCGTCGGACGGCAGGACCAGCTCCGCCAGCCCGGCGGCGCTCTCCTGGGAGTGCCTCGCGCGTTCGGCCGCGCTGAAACTCGTCAATTTCATCTTGGCCGAGAAGGACTCGGTCGAACTGAGTGCGACCCACGCGGCAAGCCAGACCGCGCACACAAATCTCAACCGTCGACGCTGGATGTAGCGGCGTCTCACCCGACTTCCCCCCATGGATCAACAGTGTGCAGGAGGTGTTCTTGCTGTCAATTGCACAGTCGCGTGTTCGACCCGCATTGTTGGCCCGAGGGGCCTCCGTTACGGTTCCCAAACCTTGAACCCATACGCCCTGAAAATCGACCGCACCCCACTGTGCAGACACCGCCCTGAGCGGCTCCGTGCCCCGACGCTTGGCCGGCTCGCAGTCGCACTGGCGGCCTGTGCCATCGCCGCTGGACTCGGCTGCGATCGCGGAACCCCGGTGGCGGCTGTCGCCGGGCTGCCCGCGGTCTCCTTGGGGCCTCCTTCGGGAGCTGGACCGGATGCAGAAATAAAACCCGCTGGCATCCAAAGCGAGCCCGAGACCCCGGCCGATGTCCGCTACCGGGGCCTCTGGGTGCTGTGCGAGGGGTCGCGTCGGGTACTCGAAGACCCTGCCAGAATCGAGCAATTGATCGAGGACGCCCAGGCGCTCGAGGTGACGGATCTCTTTGTTCAGGTCTACCGGGGTGGCCGCGCCTGGTTCGCGTCTGAACTGGCGGACGACGCCCCCTACCGGGCGATCCTGGACGCTGGCAGCGCGGACCCGCTGGCGCTGCTGATCGCGCAAGCACACGGAGCGGGCCTGCGGGTTCACGCCTGGGTGAACGTGCTCTCGCTGAGCCGCAATCGCCAGGCGCCGATCCTGCAAGAACTCGGAGCCGGCG
This region includes:
- a CDS encoding transglycosylase SLT domain-containing protein, translated to MRRRYIQRRRLRFVCAVWLAAWVALSSTESFSAKMKLTSFSAAERARHSQESAAGLAELVLPSDDPAEGLRYAMQADDPMVAAARFAAVSRKFEIIADHASLMRTQKLIDARLYDEAASAVMAALERFDKSPLRTDFQEILGAARAALSDEEGARKAWTRGIRLTRDSERQAEMRLAVASSLERSDELEEALRVYRKIWTRHASSDQANLAEERLNALELEPGAEARSAVDWRKRADQLFRKRNNAGALAAYDKALAGTLKTSEANRAKKQRAHTLFRLREYPEAVKAFSSLPQNDDVPLWRARSLARSGEVTLAVEEFEKLAKQNKGELSVRATYLAALLLEGRGHVERAEEHFDRVSRNQVSTGLSHAALWRLGWAAFRGQKGHEAVDYFDRLLKLETDTIDRLRIRYWRARALESMDDSIEDKTAATLEFTTIANEFPFSYYGWRARDRIRDHDQPSAGARPEPGTTQLSEDDLARPRILLAAGLRKVAVEEMRRTGRRARGLADRLAMAQLFSEAEEYHEALRVIVDAYTEDLARGPVPHLEELWWHAWPSAFKELVMASTRAPGSVEPALVFAIMREESGYRPQILSTSGARGLLQIMVPTGDRLASRVGQADYDPDDLFEPETNIKLGAYYLTELLGRFDGRLSASIASYNAGPNAVEGWLGKPASTEDDVWVESIPYDQTRSYVKRVLRSYHAYRVLY